The sequence below is a genomic window from Paenibacillus sp. DCT19.
TTCGCTTCTTCAGAATCGATTCCTTTCCCTACACTACGTATGCTGATATGACAAACATTTAAAAAACAGGTCTCATATAAAATATAGTTATTGTATTTGTTTAAAAAGCGCATTTTCGGTTAACACTAGAAATATCCTTCATGACTGCAGTAGTGAAGGTTGAGATAAGGGGTCTCTCTTGGCGATGATGCATATCATTCGCAGGGGAGGCCTCTTTTGATGCTTAGACGTTAGAAGTCAAACGTCATCCATCATTATACTGTTTTCAACGCCAAAAAGAAAACTCCTGCCTACGCAGGAGTTTTCCCTCATTACACGTCCTATGGAGCGAACACCAGATTATACACATGCTCCCAAGTGCTCCACTCGAATACGGAGCCGATATCCTGTTTACCCAGTACTACATAGCCAGCGACCATACCACCAGCGAGGGCAAGAACAAGCAGAAACGGAACCAGAAACCATCTGGCAATACGCCATCCACTCTTCTTCTTGACTTTCGTCTTATCCGGCTTACTGTTCTGCTGCTCTGTATCTGTCATCACATTCACCTTTTATGCTCTCAAATTGTTGGCTAGACCCGCCATCGAATCACTGGATGTAAGTGCCCGAGCTGCCAACTGATACGTACGCTGTCCTTGCATCAGCAAAGCCATCTCCGAAGTCAGATCCACATTGGACTGCTCCAGATAACCCGCACGAATAGTAGCTGCCGCTTGACGCGTCGCCGCATTAGCTCCAAATACATCATCTTCCGTTAAACCAACGTCCAACCCAAACAGGTT
It includes:
- a CDS encoding DNA-directed RNA polymerase subunit beta, with the translated sequence MTDTEQQNSKPDKTKVKKKSGWRIARWFLVPFLLVLALAGGMVAGYVVLGKQDIGSVFEWSTWEHVYNLVFAP